From the Acidimicrobiia bacterium genome, one window contains:
- a CDS encoding dihydrodipicolinate synthase family protein — protein LSTHESVGYLLPVDLVASLVRDTERVVGVNCSTGDMTYLVRLIEAVDGRADVHVGGPMHALTGLAMGGQGFLSSDANLAPRLCADVIEAWKAGDVRTLAASFRRLLRLYTATRELGGVTATKAALELLGLPGGPPRPPRLPASGETLAGVQRRILAELRPSDVDG, from the coding sequence GCTGTCGACGCACGAGAGCGTCGGCTACCTCCTGCCCGTGGACCTCGTCGCCTCGCTCGTCCGTGACACCGAGCGCGTCGTCGGCGTCAACTGCTCCACCGGCGACATGACCTACCTCGTGCGCCTGATCGAGGCCGTCGACGGGCGAGCCGACGTGCACGTCGGGGGACCCATGCACGCGCTGACCGGGCTGGCGATGGGCGGGCAGGGGTTCCTGAGCTCGGACGCCAACCTCGCCCCCCGGCTGTGCGCCGACGTCATCGAGGCTTGGAAGGCCGGCGATGTCAGGACGCTCGCCGCCAGCTTCCGGAGGCTCCTGCGCCTCTACACGGCGACGCGCGAGCTCGGCGGCGTCACCGCGACGAAGGCCGCGCTCGAGCTGCTCGGCCTCCCGGGCGGTCCGCCGCGCCCACCCCGGCTGCCGGCGAGCGGGGAGACGCTCGCTGGGGTCCAGCGGCGAATCCTGGCCGAGCTCCGACCATCGGACGTCGACGGCTGA
- a CDS encoding CBS domain-containing protein — MARRPPFPSPTARRLRRDRRTQRLLANRAVRDALVSVAGLVRRPVRISGGAEVGRLADLVARWDGQPYPPITGLVVRVARRLAFVPASQVADLGRPGITLTSAQFNLRDFERRPGEVLLSGDVLDHQLVDVDGVRVVRASDLYLAPVSDGWRLVGVDIGYQSLLRRLGPARWRVRPTPDRVIDWAAIQPFGVDPGPLRLRRENQTLARLRPSELADLLEELGRPERNELLETLERNSAADALEEMEPDELRALLRDLPVRRVADLLGAMEPDEAADALRDLDEDELEEIFAAMAPAVATQLRPLLSYPESTAGGLMTTRLLVGRCDETVGAVRARLAAADERLDLSAVVLVDEDNRVVDDISVVDLFVVEPEQRLEELASDAEPVTVLPSAPLTEVIDRLIDSRQASLLVVDDDRHPVGRIMADDVIDALVPTRGRYRLHVRVP, encoded by the coding sequence ATGGCACGACGCCCACCTTTCCCCAGCCCGACCGCGCGGCGGCTTCGACGCGACCGCCGCACCCAGCGGCTGCTCGCGAACCGCGCCGTCCGCGACGCCCTCGTCTCCGTCGCCGGTCTCGTCCGCCGCCCCGTCCGGATCAGCGGCGGTGCCGAGGTCGGTCGACTGGCCGACCTCGTGGCTCGATGGGACGGTCAGCCCTACCCGCCGATTACCGGCCTCGTCGTGCGGGTCGCGCGCCGGCTCGCGTTCGTGCCGGCCTCGCAGGTCGCCGACCTCGGACGCCCCGGGATCACGCTCACGTCGGCGCAGTTCAACCTGCGCGACTTCGAGCGCCGCCCCGGCGAGGTGCTGCTCTCCGGCGACGTCCTCGACCACCAGCTCGTCGACGTGGACGGCGTCCGAGTGGTCCGGGCGTCCGACCTCTATCTGGCGCCCGTCTCGGACGGGTGGCGGCTCGTCGGCGTCGACATCGGGTACCAGTCCCTCCTCCGGCGTCTCGGACCCGCTCGGTGGCGGGTGCGTCCCACACCCGACCGGGTCATCGACTGGGCGGCCATCCAGCCGTTCGGCGTCGACCCCGGGCCGCTGCGCCTGCGGCGCGAGAACCAGACCCTGGCGCGCCTACGCCCGAGCGAGCTCGCCGACCTCCTCGAGGAGCTGGGCCGGCCCGAGCGCAACGAGCTGCTCGAGACCCTCGAGCGGAACTCGGCCGCCGACGCGCTCGAGGAGATGGAGCCCGACGAGCTGCGCGCCTTGCTGCGCGACCTGCCGGTCCGCCGCGTCGCCGACCTCCTCGGCGCTATGGAGCCTGACGAGGCGGCCGACGCACTCCGCGACCTCGACGAGGACGAGCTGGAGGAGATCTTCGCCGCGATGGCGCCGGCGGTCGCCACGCAGCTGCGGCCGCTGCTCTCCTACCCCGAGAGCACCGCCGGCGGCCTCATGACGACCCGGCTGCTCGTGGGGCGCTGCGACGAGACCGTCGGCGCGGTCCGAGCCCGTCTGGCTGCCGCCGACGAGCGGCTGGATCTCTCGGCCGTCGTCCTCGTCGACGAAGACAACCGGGTGGTCGACGACATCTCGGTCGTGGACCTGTTCGTCGTCGAGCCCGAACAGCGGCTGGAGGAGCTCGCCTCGGACGCAGAGCCGGTGACCGTGCTGCCCTCGGCTCCGCTGACCGAGGTCATCGACCGGCTGATCGATTCCCGTCAGGCGTCGCTCCTGGTCGTCGACGATGACCGGCATCCGGTCGGCCGAATCATGGCCGACGACGTGATCGACGCCCTCGTCCCGACCCGCGGTCGGTACCGCCTGCATGTCCGCGTCCCATGA
- a CDS encoding divalent metal cation transporter: MIPPFARELLARRRRAVTVFAVLGPGVIAANAGNDAGGIATYASAGSQFVYRTLFLMVLVTVALVVVQEMSARLGAYSGEGLVSLIREQFSLRIATVAVVCLVVANVGLVVSEFAGIGAAFELFGVSRYVAVPIAAVCIWSVVVLGTYRYAERVFLLLSVAFLAYPVAVFLGKPDWGQVATNTLWPHFTGSHAFVVLAVALVGTTITPYMQLYQAAAVADRGIGPDDYPRERLDSVGGAIFANVISMFIIIATAAAIGGHGALGSADEAARALEPVAGGGATILFGVGLLGASALAAAVVPLSTAYGLAEAVGAERSVSRRISEARLFVGLFTAQVVLGAAVALIPGNLITLLINTQILNGLITPVILAFILVLANRRSVLGDAVNAPRFRVVATVSVVAVSALALFVVAQTVFGWLGLA, translated from the coding sequence ATGATCCCGCCGTTCGCCCGCGAGTTGTTGGCGCGCCGCCGCCGCGCCGTCACGGTCTTCGCCGTGCTGGGCCCCGGCGTGATCGCCGCCAACGCGGGCAACGACGCCGGGGGGATCGCGACGTACGCGTCGGCGGGATCCCAGTTCGTCTACCGCACGCTCTTCCTTATGGTGCTCGTGACCGTGGCGCTCGTCGTGGTCCAGGAGATGTCGGCCCGACTCGGCGCGTACTCGGGTGAGGGCCTCGTCTCGCTGATCCGGGAGCAGTTCTCGCTCCGGATCGCGACCGTCGCGGTCGTCTGCCTCGTCGTCGCCAACGTCGGGCTGGTCGTCTCGGAGTTCGCCGGCATCGGCGCTGCCTTCGAGCTGTTCGGCGTGTCCCGGTACGTCGCCGTCCCGATCGCGGCGGTGTGCATCTGGTCGGTCGTGGTCCTCGGCACCTACCGGTACGCCGAGCGGGTGTTCCTCCTGCTCTCGGTGGCGTTCCTCGCCTATCCGGTCGCGGTGTTTCTCGGGAAGCCCGACTGGGGCCAGGTCGCCACGAACACGCTGTGGCCGCACTTCACGGGCAGCCACGCCTTCGTCGTCCTCGCCGTGGCCCTCGTCGGGACGACGATCACGCCGTACATGCAGCTCTACCAGGCCGCCGCAGTCGCCGACCGGGGCATCGGCCCGGACGACTACCCACGGGAGCGGCTGGACAGCGTCGGCGGCGCCATCTTCGCCAACGTGATCAGCATGTTCATCATCATCGCGACGGCCGCGGCCATCGGCGGTCACGGCGCGCTCGGGTCGGCGGACGAGGCGGCCCGCGCCCTCGAGCCGGTGGCCGGCGGCGGCGCGACGATCCTGTTCGGCGTCGGCCTCCTCGGCGCGTCCGCCCTCGCCGCCGCCGTGGTGCCCCTCTCGACCGCCTACGGGCTGGCGGAGGCCGTGGGCGCCGAGCGGTCCGTCTCCCGCCGCATCTCCGAGGCGCGCCTGTTCGTGGGGCTGTTCACCGCGCAGGTGGTGCTGGGGGCGGCGGTGGCGCTGATCCCCGGGAACCTCATCACGCTGCTGATCAACACCCAGATCCTGAACGGGTTGATCACGCCGGTGATCCTCGCGTTCATCCTGGTGCTGGCGAACCGACGCTCGGTGCTCGGCGACGCGGTGAACGCCCCGCGCTTCCGCGTGGTCGCGACCGTGTCGGTCGTGGCCGTGAGCGCGCTCGCGCTCTTCGTCGTGGCCCAGACCGTGTTCGGCTGGCTCGGCCTGGCGTGA